One window of the Halobacillus litoralis genome contains the following:
- a CDS encoding ABC transporter ATP-binding protein: MFRFENVCQEPLHDLNFRIDKQDKVILFGPSGAGKSTLLFLLNRLSDPEQGEIYYKDTPIQNQPITKLRKNVGLVLQAPNLFPGTVLENIKYGPALFGEWEEKDGKKLLDYVQLPSSYLNRDVEQLSGGEKQRVSLARTLANSPEVLLLDEPTSALDYKTAEEIEEVLACLIQEYQLTMLMVTHNLNQARRLGDRGLFIADGKLQEDGAIPDMLDEPKTERLSKFLEQ, encoded by the coding sequence ATGTTCCGTTTTGAAAATGTTTGCCAGGAACCGCTGCATGATTTGAATTTTAGAATAGATAAACAGGATAAGGTTATTCTATTCGGACCGTCAGGAGCAGGTAAGAGCACACTGCTTTTTTTATTGAACCGACTAAGCGATCCTGAACAAGGAGAGATTTACTATAAAGACACCCCTATCCAAAACCAGCCCATAACTAAACTTCGTAAAAATGTCGGGCTTGTGCTTCAAGCGCCAAATCTATTCCCAGGTACTGTGCTTGAGAATATTAAATATGGACCAGCACTGTTTGGGGAGTGGGAAGAAAAAGATGGAAAGAAACTGCTTGATTATGTTCAGCTTCCCTCCAGTTATTTAAATCGGGATGTAGAGCAGCTCTCAGGCGGAGAAAAACAACGGGTATCGTTGGCGCGTACGTTAGCCAATTCACCTGAAGTATTGCTTTTAGATGAGCCGACGAGTGCTTTGGACTATAAGACAGCAGAAGAGATTGAAGAAGTTTTAGCATGTCTGATTCAAGAATATCAGCTGACAATGTTGATGGTGACTCACAATTTGAATCAAGCACGACGCTTGGGAGACCGGGGATTGTTTATTGCAGATGGGAAGCTCCAGGAGGATGGCGCTATACCAGATATGCTCGATGAGCCTAAAACAGAGCGGCTATCCAAATTCTTAGAGCAGTAA
- a CDS encoding ABC transporter permease produces the protein MEPEISNQSLFFLIIFVIVPLVLSYYYQLGVSKSVIWSTFRGTIQLFIIGYILTFLFDLPASYGIPFMLMVMIVIATLHARQKGKELPYVGYVIFAGLLFVEIGVLSLWLVFDMINFQPSEVIPMSGMVIGNSMTAMGLALERMKNEFRANNGRLLASLSLGAEPRQASHLIVQKTLHSSLIPNVDRLKTIGLVQLPGMMTGLILGGVSPVMAIKYQLVISLSIFSSVSLSAMFITLAMYRYFFNRNKQLLESAEDIKSSRS, from the coding sequence TTGGAACCTGAAATTTCTAATCAATCGCTGTTTTTTCTTATTATTTTTGTGATCGTTCCATTAGTTCTCTCATATTATTACCAGCTGGGTGTAAGTAAGAGTGTCATTTGGTCAACTTTCCGCGGGACGATACAATTATTTATTATTGGTTATATACTTACTTTTTTATTTGATTTACCCGCCTCTTATGGGATCCCGTTCATGCTTATGGTAATGATTGTCATCGCTACCCTTCATGCCCGGCAAAAAGGGAAAGAACTCCCTTATGTTGGGTACGTGATCTTTGCTGGCCTTCTTTTTGTTGAAATCGGGGTACTTTCTTTATGGCTCGTTTTTGATATGATCAACTTTCAGCCATCAGAGGTCATTCCGATGAGTGGAATGGTTATTGGTAACAGTATGACAGCTATGGGGTTGGCACTTGAAAGAATGAAAAATGAATTCAGGGCTAACAACGGAAGGCTTCTTGCTTCTTTATCGCTGGGAGCGGAACCACGGCAAGCGTCTCACCTAATTGTTCAAAAGACATTGCATTCCTCGCTCATTCCCAACGTCGATCGTTTGAAAACAATTGGGCTGGTACAATTACCCGGTATGATGACAGGACTTATTTTAGGCGGTGTTTCACCTGTCATGGCCATCAAATATCAGTTGGTAATTTCCCTGAGTATATTTTCCTCTGTTTCATTAAGTGCGATGTTCATAACACTAGCCATGTATCGATATTTTTTCAATAGAAATAAGCAATTACTGGAGTCGGCAGAAGATATTAAGAGTTCTCGATCTTAA
- a CDS encoding DUF2759 domain-containing protein yields MVTAILLLLVTILCVFAVFRELKTKNFFAVLFAAASALIFGWFSVMTIYYNLFG; encoded by the coding sequence TTGGTAACAGCTATTCTTCTTCTACTCGTAACAATCCTATGTGTATTTGCCGTTTTCCGCGAACTGAAAACGAAAAACTTTTTTGCCGTCTTATTCGCAGCTGCATCAGCATTAATTTTCGGTTGGTTCTCTGTAATGACGATTTATTACAATCTATTCGGCTAA
- a CDS encoding MBL fold metallo-hydrolase gives MLKISRLPLGPMATNAYIIHENKKALVIDPGGDFEKLESYLKERELNVVAVLLTHAHFDHIGAVEDVRNAYEAPVYIHEKEADWLGDPAKNGSGLFGLGEISASPADHFFEIGQVVLEGFAFEVRYTPGHSPGSVSFVFRNQRFTIAGDTLFQRGIGRTDLPGGSRQELEKSIEKELFSLRDDMRIYPGHGLPTTIGEERDENPFFN, from the coding sequence TTGTTGAAAATTTCACGTCTGCCATTAGGGCCGATGGCTACAAACGCATATATCATTCATGAAAATAAAAAGGCTTTAGTTATTGATCCTGGAGGAGACTTTGAGAAATTGGAGAGTTACTTGAAAGAACGTGAACTGAATGTGGTTGCAGTGCTTCTGACGCATGCTCATTTTGATCACATAGGTGCTGTCGAAGATGTCCGTAACGCATATGAAGCACCTGTGTACATACATGAAAAAGAAGCGGATTGGCTTGGTGATCCTGCAAAGAATGGATCCGGTTTGTTCGGTTTGGGGGAAATATCCGCAAGTCCTGCTGATCACTTCTTTGAAATTGGGCAAGTCGTTTTGGAAGGGTTTGCTTTCGAGGTTCGCTATACCCCTGGTCATTCTCCGGGTAGTGTTTCATTTGTGTTTAGAAACCAACGGTTCACAATTGCTGGAGATACACTATTTCAGCGAGGGATAGGGCGAACGGACCTCCCGGGAGGAAGCCGGCAAGAATTAGAGAAGAGCATTGAAAAGGAACTGTTCAGCCTTCGCGATGACATGCGGATTTATCCAGGTCATGGGCTCCCGACTACGATTGGAGAAGAGAGGGACGAAAACCCGTTTTTTAATTAG
- a CDS encoding DUF2626 domain-containing protein, producing the protein MDRMFRVLAFWTGIFAVMFYTGDMMEAALLSLAQTAFFLAVGYLKLSERMYVYIFFSYLTVFMIGFTYYSSFILVPSFGGH; encoded by the coding sequence ATGGATCGTATGTTTCGAGTGCTAGCCTTTTGGACAGGTATATTTGCTGTCATGTTCTATACAGGCGATATGATGGAAGCGGCATTATTATCTCTTGCTCAAACGGCTTTTTTCCTTGCTGTTGGTTACCTTAAACTGTCTGAGCGTATGTATGTGTACATATTTTTCTCATACTTGACAGTTTTCATGATTGGTTTTACGTATTATTCTTCATTTATTCTCGTACCGAGTTTCGGTGGACACTAA
- a CDS encoding Spx/MgsR family RNA polymerase-binding regulatory protein: protein MDELKFYTYPSCTSCRRTKAWLKNQGVEFNEQHLFRETPSVNELKKILSLTTHGIDEILAKRSREYKTLEVDVENLSLSEFLDLVIDKPKLLRRPILTNGKSIVIGYDPDGLKKITDYRMESLGNIS, encoded by the coding sequence ATGGACGAGTTGAAATTCTACACATACCCGAGTTGTACATCATGCAGACGTACAAAGGCATGGTTGAAAAATCAGGGAGTGGAATTTAACGAACAGCACTTATTTCGTGAAACTCCTTCTGTGAATGAACTGAAAAAAATACTCTCGCTTACAACACATGGAATTGATGAGATTCTGGCAAAGAGGAGTAGAGAATATAAAACGTTAGAAGTGGATGTGGAAAATTTATCGTTGAGTGAGTTTTTGGACCTTGTCATCGATAAACCGAAACTTTTGAGACGGCCTATTTTGACGAATGGAAAAAGCATTGTTATTGGTTATGACCCTGATGGACTAAAAAAGATTACGGATTACCGGATGGAGTCCTTGGGAAATATATCTTGA
- a CDS encoding competence type IV pilus minor pilin ComGF, giving the protein MRLMKNERGFTLSEVMISLTLTMIILSLSTPLLSLIHTKNFYYEEMAVQQLGAFIQEEINRSRNYSIYPDAITVIDKNHRNVLIEQYGVIIKRSVDGSGHESLLQDVQSFKIDTSPQTITMEVMMKSEKVYKRTIHLPH; this is encoded by the coding sequence ATGCGCCTTATGAAGAATGAGAGGGGGTTCACCCTTTCAGAAGTGATGATCAGCTTGACTTTGACAATGATCATACTCTCATTGTCTACACCACTTCTATCGCTGATTCATACAAAAAATTTTTATTATGAGGAAATGGCCGTTCAGCAACTTGGGGCATTTATTCAAGAAGAAATTAACAGATCCAGGAATTACTCCATTTATCCGGATGCCATTACAGTTATTGACAAGAACCACCGGAATGTCTTAATCGAACAATACGGGGTAATCATCAAAAGGAGTGTGGACGGTTCTGGACATGAAAGCTTGTTACAGGATGTCCAATCATTCAAGATAGATACGAGCCCCCAAACCATCACGATGGAAGTGATGATGAAAAGTGAAAAAGTTTACAAGCGCACGATCCACCTTCCACATTAA
- a CDS encoding type II secretion system protein: MKKNEGFTMIETISAFSILLVITTFLLPILTLVQSSQKDLSLEREVHLLLHDEFYNYIQTSDEFPYFKSDTTILPVRMSFQIEKGWIEGCAEWKNHHKRSKEFCLYAPYEE; the protein is encoded by the coding sequence TTGAAAAAGAATGAAGGATTTACAATGATTGAGACCATTTCTGCTTTCAGTATATTATTAGTCATCACCACCTTCCTGCTTCCCATTCTGACCCTTGTCCAAAGCTCGCAAAAAGATCTCTCGTTGGAAAGGGAAGTACACTTACTTTTACATGATGAGTTCTATAATTATATACAAACATCTGATGAATTTCCTTATTTCAAGTCAGATACTACTATCCTCCCTGTCAGGATGAGTTTCCAAATAGAAAAAGGCTGGATAGAAGGGTGTGCAGAATGGAAAAATCATCACAAACGAAGCAAGGAGTTCTGCTTGTATGCGCCTTATGAAGAATGA
- the comGD gene encoding competence type IV pilus minor pilin ComGD → MWGNNYKGYTFTEMIIVLLCWSVLLSSIMPLHHRTSQQVQASLFIQQFQEDVLLIQQLTMQKHAYHMLLFEEETNEYKLYDAKNKENIFIRKLPDQWRIKMLTLKTVIQFNQRGMINQAGTMRIETPRTIYRITFPFGTSRVRIEKE, encoded by the coding sequence TTGTGGGGGAATAATTATAAAGGCTACACATTCACAGAAATGATTATTGTCCTATTGTGTTGGTCGGTGCTTCTATCTTCTATCATGCCTCTCCACCACAGAACGTCTCAACAGGTGCAAGCATCATTATTCATCCAACAATTCCAGGAAGACGTTCTACTTATCCAGCAGTTGACCATGCAGAAACATGCCTATCATATGTTGTTATTCGAAGAAGAAACAAACGAATATAAACTTTATGATGCAAAAAACAAAGAAAACATTTTTATAAGGAAACTACCCGATCAATGGAGGATTAAAATGCTCACCTTGAAAACTGTTATTCAATTCAACCAAAGAGGAATGATTAACCAGGCTGGTACGATGAGAATTGAAACCCCTCGTACTATATATAGAATCACCTTTCCGTTTGGTACAAGCAGGGTTCGAATTGAAAAAGAATGA
- the comGC gene encoding competence type IV pilus major pilin ComGC, translating into MLNNEKGFTLIEMLIVLLVISVLLIITIPNMAQNSTTIRSKGCEALIKTVEAQGEAYYIDTDSYATSIDILESSDYISTTTCPNGDELAYSDGKVSIVGE; encoded by the coding sequence TTGTTAAATAACGAAAAAGGTTTCACTCTAATTGAAATGCTTATCGTCCTGCTCGTTATTTCCGTCTTATTGATCATTACCATTCCGAATATGGCACAAAACAGTACGACGATACGAAGTAAGGGGTGTGAAGCGCTTATAAAAACAGTCGAAGCTCAAGGAGAAGCTTATTATATCGACACTGATTCTTACGCCACCAGCATTGACATATTAGAATCATCAGACTATATCAGTACGACGACATGCCCGAACGGAGACGAGTTAGCATACAGTGATGGGAAAGTATCAATTGTGGGGGAATAA
- a CDS encoding type II secretion system F family protein, which translates to MPSDSLRNMKSIRFRDPPLSVKHQITFFQRLSHILEKGYPLLDALKMTGWDVALKPTTEAVARSLSKGDTLDAACEKARFSSTVTQFLYFSHIHNDLPKTLKQCKDLLQMKKDYKQRFFQVIRYPLFLFIFLVIAFLILQQTVMPNFVLLFEGQENKALGLMVLMTHALNAIGICSIIFFLSLMCLKFILPHLTLQKKLSFYHRVPLVKFYQSFSLSFLFTTHLYSLLQAGLTLKESMELMKNHKQYEILSFYSEQILSELSEGKSFGEALHSCTLFRTELTDIFHHTNDIKALQDELEMLAAFFMEYMQEKIKAWLQMIQPVFFVCIAVVIISIYASIMLPLYQWMQQI; encoded by the coding sequence ATGCCCTCGGATTCATTAAGAAACATGAAATCGATCCGGTTTCGTGACCCCCCTTTATCAGTTAAGCATCAAATCACTTTTTTTCAACGTTTAAGTCACATCCTGGAAAAAGGTTATCCATTGCTCGATGCACTTAAAATGACTGGATGGGATGTCGCTTTGAAACCGACCACCGAAGCAGTAGCACGATCATTGAGTAAAGGAGACACGCTTGATGCAGCATGTGAAAAAGCCCGTTTTTCCTCTACTGTCACACAGTTTTTATATTTCAGCCATATCCACAATGATTTACCGAAGACTTTGAAACAATGCAAAGACTTATTGCAAATGAAAAAGGACTATAAACAAAGGTTTTTTCAGGTCATTCGTTATCCCCTCTTTTTGTTTATCTTTCTTGTTATCGCATTCCTCATTCTTCAACAAACGGTCATGCCCAATTTCGTGTTGTTATTTGAGGGTCAAGAAAATAAAGCCCTTGGACTTATGGTTTTGATGACACATGCTCTCAACGCAATCGGAATATGCAGTATCATCTTCTTCCTAAGTCTGATGTGCCTCAAGTTTATCTTACCCCACTTGACATTACAAAAAAAGCTTTCCTTCTACCACCGTGTCCCACTGGTGAAGTTTTATCAGTCCTTCTCTCTATCGTTCCTTTTCACTACACACCTTTATTCTTTATTGCAGGCAGGCTTGACTTTAAAAGAGTCGATGGAGCTGATGAAAAACCATAAACAATATGAAATCCTCTCCTTTTATAGTGAACAGATCCTATCAGAACTATCTGAAGGAAAATCCTTCGGCGAAGCCCTTCATTCATGCACGCTTTTCCGAACAGAGTTGACGGATATCTTCCATCATACAAATGACATAAAAGCATTACAAGATGAGCTGGAAATGCTTGCGGCCTTCTTCATGGAGTACATGCAAGAAAAAATCAAAGCGTGGCTCCAAATGATCCAGCCCGTGTTTTTTGTTTGCATCGCTGTCGTCATCATCAGCATTTATGCATCCATTATGCTCCCCCTCTATCAATGGATGCAACAAATTTAA
- the comGA gene encoding competence type IV pilus ATPase ComGA, whose amino-acid sequence MKSIANHAHDLIVSAVQQTASDIHFSPYAENASIYFRIHGKRIFHSNLPLPLYQKMLSYFKFTSGMDIGEQKRPQNGTLQHRANHSIFDLRLSTLPITGTESLAIRILNPMDHTPLEQLFLFPHQLEKIKHWLHHRSGMILFTGPTGSGKTTTLYALLQSLMNQSSFQAITLEDPIEKNLNNIIQVQVNERAGITYDAGLKAALRHDPDLLMVGEIRDQDTAQFAFRAALSGHLVISTIHARSAFGTIHRLKEMNIQQAELEQSLIAIASQQLVSIEGGEQLPKRAAILELLEGGTLQKAIHGYPPGDQSFYSFSHLRRKAYALGFIKKHEIDPVS is encoded by the coding sequence TTGAAGTCCATTGCCAATCATGCTCATGACCTGATTGTATCTGCTGTCCAGCAAACCGCCTCTGATATCCACTTCTCTCCCTATGCAGAAAATGCGAGCATCTATTTTCGAATCCACGGAAAAAGAATTTTCCACTCAAACCTTCCGTTACCCCTTTATCAAAAGATGCTCTCTTACTTTAAATTCACCTCAGGAATGGATATCGGAGAGCAAAAGCGCCCTCAAAACGGAACCCTCCAGCACAGAGCCAATCACTCGATTTTCGATCTGCGTCTATCCACTCTCCCCATCACCGGGACGGAAAGCTTAGCCATCCGCATACTCAACCCTATGGACCACACACCACTGGAACAGCTTTTCCTTTTTCCCCACCAATTAGAAAAAATCAAACATTGGCTGCATCACCGCAGCGGTATGATCCTTTTCACAGGACCTACTGGCAGCGGAAAAACCACCACGCTCTATGCCTTACTTCAATCTTTGATGAATCAAAGTTCTTTCCAAGCCATCACATTAGAAGATCCGATCGAAAAAAACCTCAATAATATTATTCAGGTGCAAGTCAACGAACGAGCAGGTATCACTTATGATGCTGGGTTAAAAGCTGCCTTGAGACATGATCCTGATTTACTGATGGTCGGTGAGATCCGTGATCAAGATACGGCGCAATTCGCATTCCGGGCAGCTTTAAGCGGACATCTTGTCATTAGTACAATCCATGCCAGAAGCGCCTTTGGAACGATTCACCGCCTCAAAGAAATGAATATCCAACAGGCTGAGCTTGAACAATCTCTGATTGCCATCGCCTCCCAACAACTTGTCTCCATTGAAGGAGGTGAGCAGCTTCCTAAGAGAGCAGCGATACTTGAATTATTGGAAGGAGGCACTTTACAGAAAGCAATTCATGGCTACCCTCCAGGGGACCAGTCTTTTTATTCTTTTTCCCATTTAAGGAGGAAAGCATATGCCCTCGGATTCATTAAGAAACATGAAATCGATCCGGTTTCGTGA
- a CDS encoding shikimate kinase, which yields MIYLIGFMGSGKSTIAKQLSEELHKEYIEMDEEIEKKEGATIPQMFSDHGESYFREKETLFLKSIKGDEIVSTGGGIILADENRDLLAEGTVFYLQASWETIVERLADDTERPLWKGEIAEKKARLEERLPLYESLADYIIPVDGKTPGVITDEIVKCLK from the coding sequence ATGATTTATTTAATTGGTTTTATGGGAAGTGGCAAATCCACAATAGCTAAGCAGCTTAGTGAGGAGCTGCATAAAGAATACATAGAAATGGATGAAGAAATCGAAAAAAAGGAGGGGGCTACTATTCCCCAGATGTTTTCAGATCACGGGGAAAGCTACTTCAGAGAGAAAGAAACGCTTTTTTTGAAAAGTATCAAGGGGGACGAGATTGTATCAACCGGCGGCGGAATCATTTTGGCAGATGAAAACAGGGACCTCCTTGCAGAGGGTACAGTTTTTTATTTGCAGGCTTCCTGGGAAACGATTGTCGAGAGGTTGGCTGATGATACCGAACGCCCGCTTTGGAAAGGGGAGATAGCAGAAAAGAAAGCCCGACTCGAAGAGCGTCTTCCTCTTTATGAAAGCCTTGCAGATTATATTATCCCGGTGGACGGAAAAACGCCCGGGGTGATTACAGATGAGATTGTAAAGTGTCTAAAATAA
- a CDS encoding YqzE family protein, whose product MKQNDYVKFLTEEMVKYMHMSKEEKKQKKEKKPSKKSSFYWFGMVPMALKMFKRKRKLTNH is encoded by the coding sequence ATGAAGCAGAATGACTACGTGAAGTTTTTGACAGAAGAAATGGTCAAGTATATGCACATGTCTAAGGAAGAGAAGAAACAAAAGAAAGAAAAGAAACCATCCAAGAAATCTTCTTTTTACTGGTTTGGAATGGTTCCGATGGCTTTGAAGATGTTCAAAAGAAAAAGGAAATTGACCAATCATTGA
- a CDS encoding YqhG family protein: MNALNPYTTFVQQFFTSYGCSVVEQSDSHFKVQLTNEMDEEIMNRPFYWHYMKKMNREGDPMQLTFTDTDQKTNQGIYLHAGTPKLHTLYNTAIKKARTARLYEVIHQPDHNKAMSPWLVVNALLHYRGKQAKDEPISIGLNLIHGTMTLRMMERIQNIDFETKVSDYTFPMTPVITLASAYKRIEKHVENYIASKNNEWAIESLRHLDQEKQLLESFYQSEDIGLESFTKEREQIDTRYKPYIDMEVINGGLFYISQETSASWING, encoded by the coding sequence TTGAACGCCTTAAACCCTTATACTACGTTTGTTCAACAGTTTTTCACCTCGTATGGATGCTCAGTCGTCGAACAAAGCGATTCTCATTTTAAAGTGCAATTGACAAATGAAATGGATGAAGAAATCATGAATCGCCCCTTCTACTGGCACTATATGAAGAAGATGAACCGCGAAGGTGATCCCATGCAGCTCACCTTCACAGATACAGATCAAAAAACAAATCAAGGCATCTATTTGCATGCAGGAACACCGAAACTGCATACTCTTTACAATACAGCCATAAAAAAAGCAAGGACAGCGCGCTTATATGAAGTCATCCATCAACCCGACCACAATAAAGCGATGAGTCCCTGGCTGGTGGTGAACGCACTTCTTCACTATAGAGGAAAGCAGGCGAAGGACGAACCTATATCCATCGGGTTGAATTTAATTCATGGGACAATGACACTCAGAATGATGGAGCGAATCCAAAATATTGATTTCGAAACAAAGGTGTCTGATTATACGTTTCCCATGACCCCTGTTATTACGCTGGCAAGTGCCTATAAAAGAATCGAGAAACATGTAGAAAATTACATCGCATCAAAAAATAACGAATGGGCGATAGAATCTTTACGGCATTTAGACCAAGAAAAACAATTGCTGGAATCTTTCTACCAATCCGAAGATATCGGACTGGAATCATTCACTAAAGAACGTGAACAAATCGATACCCGCTATAAGCCATACATTGACATGGAAGTCATAAACGGCGGGTTGTTTTATATATCTCAAGAAACAAGTGCATCCTGGATCAATGGTTGA
- a CDS encoding DEAD/DEAH box helicase: MIEIQPDQSFIQNLSENLDQPDRLATWEGFKLAYKAAQFKTVPRFDGLLAIEHLPHVDFMKHQLEAAETVIHQMNGRAILADEVGLGKTLEAGLILKEYMIRGRAKKILILTPASLVNQWIQELNEKFYIQAASPRKKQAAWSEWDVTVTSIDMAKRENHKEEILSIDYDLIIIDEAHKLKNHQTKNYQFVQSLKKTYCLLLTATPIQNKLSDLFNLVSILKPGYLGNLTDFKKKYRKNAEQDNNIEHIHSLVGHLMIRNRRKDTGLDSSKRKVVNETLSFTEEEKEMYLQLEALKMTHPSFTWLTLAKELCSSREACYMSLNQLKKNASEENGKLYDEYIDAVGKLPHHVKAKRMAELIENTGEKFIIFTEYRATQFYLQWYLQQNGITSVPFSGKFNKSKRDWMKQLFQNKAQVMVATEAGGEGINLQFCHHMINYDLPWNPMRLEQRIGRIHRFGQEHDVKIFNFAIKDTIEDHIMKMLYEKIEMFKNAVGDLDHILEQIPGGAFEQQIQSILKQSESQGEMDIKLDNLVSYVEHTVNERRESS; encoded by the coding sequence ATGATCGAGATTCAACCAGATCAATCATTTATTCAAAACCTATCTGAAAACCTGGACCAACCCGACCGATTAGCCACATGGGAAGGATTCAAACTAGCCTATAAAGCCGCGCAGTTCAAAACCGTTCCCCGCTTTGATGGACTGCTTGCCATTGAGCATCTTCCACATGTCGATTTTATGAAACACCAGTTGGAAGCCGCTGAAACAGTCATCCACCAGATGAATGGCAGAGCTATCTTAGCCGATGAAGTAGGGTTAGGGAAGACATTGGAAGCTGGTTTGATCCTGAAAGAATATATGATTCGGGGCCGTGCCAAAAAGATTCTGATCCTTACCCCCGCTTCCCTGGTGAACCAGTGGATACAGGAATTGAACGAAAAATTTTATATCCAGGCTGCTTCTCCCAGAAAAAAACAAGCTGCCTGGAGTGAATGGGACGTCACAGTCACTTCCATCGACATGGCTAAAAGGGAAAACCACAAAGAAGAAATATTATCCATTGATTATGACCTCATCATTATTGATGAAGCCCATAAATTGAAAAACCATCAAACAAAAAATTATCAATTTGTCCAATCCTTGAAAAAAACTTATTGCTTACTTTTGACGGCCACTCCTATTCAAAACAAATTGAGTGACCTCTTTAACCTAGTGTCGATATTGAAACCTGGTTATCTAGGAAACCTTACAGATTTTAAGAAAAAATATAGAAAAAATGCTGAACAAGACAATAATATCGAGCACATTCACTCTCTTGTCGGTCACTTGATGATTCGTAACCGCCGTAAAGATACAGGACTGGATTCCTCCAAACGGAAAGTCGTGAACGAAACCCTGTCTTTTACAGAAGAAGAAAAAGAAATGTACTTGCAATTAGAAGCTCTGAAAATGACCCACCCGTCTTTCACCTGGTTGACTCTAGCTAAAGAACTTTGTTCCTCAAGAGAGGCTTGCTATATGTCTCTGAATCAATTAAAGAAGAACGCTTCTGAAGAAAACGGGAAGTTATATGACGAATACATTGACGCGGTCGGGAAGCTTCCCCATCATGTGAAGGCAAAGCGGATGGCAGAATTGATTGAGAATACAGGGGAAAAATTCATTATTTTCACGGAATATAGAGCAACTCAGTTTTATCTGCAATGGTACTTGCAGCAAAATGGAATCACTTCTGTACCTTTCAGTGGGAAGTTCAACAAAAGCAAACGAGATTGGATGAAGCAGCTCTTTCAAAACAAAGCACAAGTAATGGTGGCCACAGAAGCTGGCGGAGAAGGTATCAATCTGCAGTTTTGTCATCATATGATCAACTATGATCTACCGTGGAATCCAATGCGTTTAGAGCAGCGCATCGGCCGTATCCACCGTTTTGGCCAAGAACACGATGTAAAAATCTTCAATTTCGCCATTAAAGACACTATTGAAGATCATATAATGAAAATGCTTTATGAGAAAATCGAAATGTTCAAAAATGCAGTCGGTGACCTGGATCATATCCTGGAGCAAATCCCGGGAGGAGCTTTTGAACAGCAAATCCAGTCTATCCTGAAACAGTCGGAAAGCCAGGGTGAGATGGACATCAAGCTGGATAATTTAGTCAGTTATGTAGAGCACACAGTCAATGAAAGGAGAGAATCCAGTTGA